One genomic segment of Cellulophaga sp. HaHaR_3_176 includes these proteins:
- a CDS encoding DUF5686 and carboxypeptidase-like regulatory domain-containing protein, whose amino-acid sequence MNKILFFLLLFASFAFSQTKVNGVVKDEAGLPVAFANLLFKGSSVGTITNEDGIFHLETDQTFTTLVVSFVGFKTEEIVLEKKVNYNMNVILTEGGEQLREVVVVSGKQSKKNNPAIDILKKIWERKRKNGLKYFNQYSYDKYEKIEFDLNTIDSALIKSKIFKGLEFVFKDLDTSRITGKTYLPIFLNETSSKVYGDNLKSVEKEDIKGIKNSGFTNNQALTAFVEDLYSDYNIYDNYLKFFEKSFTSPLSKTGVDVYNYALTDSAFIDNKWCYNIVYYPRRKNELTFKGNFWVNDSTYAIKNINLAVTKSANINWVKEIYIEQDFEVISDSVFLLKRDYMLSDFSFSKKEEAKGVYGKRTTIYDNYVFDQLKTGKFYKNLANQFDSGVVQRDSLFWSNNRLEDLNKDERGVYKLLDTLKTVPKFKSFYNIISVLGSGYIEIDKWNLDLGDVYSILGYNEAEGLRTRIGARTFYGQNDPWRVEGYLAYGFGDHKVKHGISGKWLLDKKSRLIISGGNRKDIEQLGISLTSTTDVLGRSTASSSVFSVGANDKLSNIDLSTFAIEIEPVNNLVIKAGSSFRKLSSALPDNFSLDYIDLNSPTGISSEIKQFDLSTTLVYTPGRRTIGYGVERQNINDTYSTLYLNYTKGMKGILDSDFDYSKLQFSYTQPWQLGGLGRLSSTVEVGKTFGDVPLGLLNVIPGNQTLFSIYGTFPNLNFYEFVTDTYASVHLEHNFNGRIFSRIPIIKKWNLREYVGLRGVWGDLSEGNRLLSSPSNIPLTSPNENIYWEYSLGIGNIFKIFRIDFNFRGNYLDSPDARPFSVTGSYGFSF is encoded by the coding sequence ATGAATAAAATATTATTTTTTCTGTTACTCTTTGCGTCTTTTGCTTTTTCTCAAACAAAAGTAAATGGAGTAGTTAAAGATGAGGCTGGGCTTCCAGTAGCTTTCGCTAATCTTTTATTTAAAGGATCGTCAGTAGGTACGATAACAAATGAGGATGGTATTTTTCATTTAGAGACAGATCAAACCTTTACAACTTTAGTTGTATCGTTTGTTGGTTTCAAAACCGAGGAAATTGTTTTAGAGAAAAAAGTTAATTATAATATGAATGTTATCTTAACTGAAGGAGGAGAGCAGTTGAGAGAAGTTGTTGTAGTTTCAGGTAAACAGTCTAAAAAAAATAACCCAGCAATTGATATACTTAAGAAAATTTGGGAAAGAAAAAGGAAAAATGGATTAAAGTATTTTAACCAATATAGTTACGATAAATACGAAAAAATAGAATTTGATCTGAATACAATTGATAGCGCTTTAATTAAAAGTAAAATATTTAAAGGCTTAGAGTTTGTATTTAAAGATTTAGATACCTCAAGAATTACAGGAAAAACATATTTACCAATCTTTTTGAACGAGACGTCATCAAAGGTATATGGTGATAATTTAAAGTCAGTAGAAAAAGAAGATATAAAAGGGATAAAAAATTCAGGATTTACAAACAACCAGGCCCTTACCGCTTTTGTTGAAGATTTATATTCTGATTATAATATTTATGATAATTATTTAAAATTCTTCGAAAAAAGCTTTACAAGTCCACTTTCTAAAACAGGAGTAGATGTTTATAATTATGCATTAACAGATAGTGCATTTATTGATAATAAGTGGTGTTATAATATTGTCTATTACCCAAGGCGAAAGAATGAATTGACTTTTAAAGGAAATTTTTGGGTAAATGATTCTACCTATGCTATTAAAAATATCAATTTAGCGGTGACAAAAAGTGCTAATATAAATTGGGTTAAAGAAATTTATATAGAGCAAGACTTTGAAGTAATAAGTGATTCTGTTTTTCTTTTAAAAAGAGATTATATGTTAAGTGATTTTAGTTTCTCTAAAAAAGAAGAAGCTAAAGGCGTTTACGGCAAAAGAACTACCATTTATGATAATTACGTTTTTGATCAACTTAAAACCGGTAAGTTTTATAAAAATTTAGCAAATCAGTTTGATTCTGGTGTGGTACAACGCGATAGTTTATTCTGGAGTAACAATAGGTTGGAAGATCTAAATAAAGATGAAAGGGGTGTTTATAAGCTTTTAGATACTTTAAAAACGGTTCCTAAATTTAAAAGTTTTTACAATATAATAAGCGTTTTGGGTTCTGGTTATATTGAAATTGACAAATGGAATTTAGATTTAGGAGATGTATATAGTATACTTGGCTACAATGAAGCGGAAGGCTTACGAACAAGAATTGGAGCTAGAACTTTTTATGGGCAAAATGATCCATGGCGAGTAGAAGGTTATTTGGCATATGGTTTTGGTGATCATAAAGTAAAACACGGTATATCAGGAAAGTGGTTGCTAGATAAAAAAAGTAGATTAATAATTTCTGGTGGGAACAGAAAAGATATAGAGCAATTAGGAATAAGCTTAACTTCTACAACTGATGTTTTGGGTAGGAGCACGGCATCATCATCAGTGTTTTCAGTAGGTGCAAATGATAAGTTATCTAATATAGACTTAAGTACTTTTGCAATTGAAATTGAACCTGTAAATAATTTAGTAATAAAAGCAGGTAGTTCTTTTCGAAAATTAAGTTCTGCATTGCCTGATAATTTTAGTTTAGATTATATAGATTTAAATTCACCAACAGGGATTTCATCAGAAATAAAACAATTTGATTTGTCAACGACATTAGTTTATACTCCGGGTAGAAGGACTATTGGTTATGGAGTTGAACGTCAAAATATAAATGATACCTATAGCACCTTGTACTTAAATTATACAAAAGGTATGAAAGGTATTTTAGATAGTGATTTTGATTATAGTAAACTTCAGTTTTCATATACACAGCCATGGCAATTAGGAGGTTTAGGAAGGTTGAGTAGTACTGTTGAGGTTGGTAAAACTTTTGGAGATGTACCCTTGGGTTTGCTAAACGTGATACCAGGAAACCAGACTTTGTTTTCTATCTATGGAACGTTTCCAAATTTAAATTTCTATGAGTTTGTTACAGATACGTATGCATCAGTTCATTTAGAACATAATTTCAATGGACGTATATTTTCAAGAATTCCTATAATCAAAAAATGGAATTTAAGAGAGTATGTCGGTTTAAGAGGTGTATGGGGAGATTTATCTGAAGGGAATAGGTTATTAAGTAGTCCTTCTAATATTCCATTAACTTCTCCTAATGAAAATATTTACTGGGAATATTCGTTAGGTATTGGTAACATATTTAAGATATTTAGAATAGATTTTAACTTTAGAGGAAATTATTTAGATAGTCCTGATGCAAGACCATTTAGTGTTACAGGCTCATATGGATTTAGTTTTTAA
- a CDS encoding inorganic diphosphatase has protein sequence MSEIKPITFDVLIEIPKGSRNKYEYDFTLNKIRFDRMLFSSMMYPGDYGFIPETLALDSDPLDVLVLGHEPTHPMVVMEVRPIGVFHMTDEKGPDEKIICVPVSDPIWGNNHDISDLNPHRLKEIEHFFKVYKDLEKKKVDTGGWGDAEEAIKIYHECVERYDESGHKSKRTFTI, from the coding sequence ATGAGTGAAATAAAACCCATTACTTTTGATGTTTTAATAGAAATCCCAAAAGGGAGTAGAAATAAATACGAATACGACTTCACATTAAATAAGATTAGATTTGATAGAATGCTATTTTCTTCTATGATGTATCCAGGAGATTATGGTTTTATTCCAGAAACATTGGCATTGGATAGTGATCCATTGGATGTTCTAGTTTTAGGGCATGAGCCAACACACCCAATGGTAGTTATGGAGGTTAGACCTATTGGCGTATTTCATATGACTGATGAAAAAGGGCCAGATGAAAAAATCATTTGCGTACCAGTTTCTGATCCAATATGGGGTAATAATCACGATATTAGTGACCTTAACCCACATAGGTTAAAAGAGATTGAGCATTTTTTCAAAGTATATAAAGATTTAGAAAAGAAAAAAGTTGATACAGGTGGATGGGGAGATGCTGAAGAAGCTATAAAAATATATCATGAATGTGTAGAGCGTTATGATGAAAGTGGACATAAAAGTAAACGTACGTTTACGATATAA
- a CDS encoding sodium-translocating pyrophosphatase produces MKSMIIYMPILMAVLGLLYMVFKKSWVLRQDAGDGKMKEISDHIHEGAIAFLNAEYKLLGFFVLIVSVLLAIVSFVVPTTHWLIVIAFIFGAIFSAFAGNIGMKIATKTNVRTTQAARTSLPKALKISFGGGTVMGLGVAGLAVLGLTAFFIFFFHFFMGGVWTNTMDMTIVLETLAGFSLGAESIALFARVGGGIYTKAADVGADLVGKVEAGIPEDDPRNPATIADNVGDNVGDVAGMGADLFGSYVATVLAAMVLGNYVIKDMGGSIIDDFGGIGPILLPMSIAGVGIIISIIGTMLVKIKNNDAKEAQVMGALNIGNWTSIVLVAVSCFGLVTWMLPETMKMEFFGEGLQEISSMRVFYATLVGLIVGAVISSVTEYYTGLGKKPILKIVQQSSTGAGTNIIAGLATGMISTFPSVLLFAAAIWASYAFAGFYGVSLAASAMMATTAMQLAIDAFGPISDNAGGIAEMSEQEPIVRERTDILDSVGNTTAATGKGFAIASAALTSLALFAAYVTFTGIDGINIFKAPVLAMLFVGGMVPVVFSALAMNAVGKAAMEMVQEVRRQFKEIPGIMEGTGKPEYDKCVAISTKASLREMMLPGLLTIGFPLAIAFIPMIFGMNNLAIAEMLGGYMAGVTVSGVLWAIFQNNAGGAWDNAKKSFEAGVVINGEMTFKGSEAHKAAVTGDTVGDPFKDTSGPSMNILIKLTCLIGLVIAPILGGHIEEGVAATHKGVYTEVVVNTQYLAEAQLAAYKKESFSSLKLVVETEE; encoded by the coding sequence ATGAAATCAATGATTATTTACATGCCGATTTTAATGGCTGTATTAGGTTTACTTTATATGGTTTTTAAAAAATCATGGGTATTGAGGCAGGATGCAGGTGATGGGAAAATGAAAGAAATTTCAGATCATATACATGAAGGTGCAATAGCTTTTCTTAATGCGGAGTATAAACTTTTAGGGTTTTTTGTACTAATAGTTAGTGTACTATTAGCAATAGTTTCTTTTGTAGTACCCACAACGCATTGGTTAATCGTAATTGCATTTATTTTTGGAGCTATATTTTCAGCTTTTGCGGGTAATATAGGTATGAAAATCGCGACTAAAACTAATGTTAGAACAACACAGGCAGCAAGAACAAGTTTACCAAAAGCTCTAAAAATTTCTTTTGGAGGAGGCACTGTTATGGGGCTGGGAGTGGCAGGCTTAGCTGTATTAGGTTTAACAGCTTTTTTTATATTTTTCTTTCATTTTTTTATGGGAGGCGTTTGGACAAATACAATGGATATGACTATTGTACTTGAGACATTGGCAGGTTTTTCTTTAGGAGCAGAATCAATAGCACTATTTGCCCGTGTTGGTGGCGGTATTTATACCAAAGCTGCAGATGTAGGTGCAGATTTAGTAGGAAAGGTAGAGGCAGGTATTCCAGAAGATGATCCTCGTAACCCCGCTACAATTGCGGATAATGTTGGTGATAATGTTGGTGATGTTGCAGGTATGGGAGCTGATTTATTTGGGTCTTATGTTGCAACAGTATTAGCCGCAATGGTGCTTGGTAACTATGTGATTAAAGACATGGGAGGATCTATTATTGACGATTTTGGAGGTATTGGCCCTATTTTATTGCCAATGTCTATAGCAGGTGTAGGTATTATTATATCAATTATTGGTACCATGCTCGTAAAAATTAAAAATAACGATGCAAAAGAAGCACAGGTTATGGGTGCTTTAAATATTGGTAATTGGACATCTATAGTTTTAGTTGCGGTATCTTGCTTTGGTTTAGTTACATGGATGTTACCAGAAACTATGAAAATGGAATTTTTTGGAGAAGGATTGCAAGAAATATCATCAATGCGTGTATTTTACGCAACCTTAGTTGGTTTAATAGTAGGGGCAGTTATTTCTTCGGTAACAGAATATTATACAGGTTTAGGTAAAAAACCAATCTTAAAAATTGTACAACAATCGAGTACAGGGGCAGGTACAAATATTATTGCAGGTTTAGCTACAGGTATGATATCTACATTCCCTTCCGTATTATTATTTGCTGCAGCTATTTGGGCTTCTTATGCATTTGCGGGTTTTTACGGCGTGTCGTTAGCGGCATCTGCAATGATGGCCACAACAGCAATGCAATTAGCAATTGATGCTTTTGGACCTATTTCAGATAATGCAGGTGGTATTGCAGAAATGAGTGAACAAGAACCAATTGTTAGAGAACGTACCGATATATTAGATTCTGTAGGAAACACCACAGCCGCTACAGGTAAAGGGTTTGCAATCGCTTCAGCGGCATTAACTTCGTTGGCACTTTTTGCTGCATATGTTACATTTACAGGTATTGATGGAATTAATATTTTTAAAGCACCAGTTTTAGCAATGTTATTTGTTGGTGGTATGGTGCCGGTTGTTTTTTCTGCTTTGGCAATGAATGCTGTGGGTAAAGCTGCAATGGAAATGGTGCAAGAGGTACGTCGTCAGTTTAAAGAGATACCTGGTATTATGGAAGGTACAGGGAAACCAGAGTATGATAAATGTGTAGCTATTTCAACAAAAGCCTCGTTGAGAGAGATGATGCTACCTGGATTATTGACAATTGGTTTTCCTCTTGCAATCGCTTTTATTCCAATGATTTTTGGAATGAATAATTTAGCAATTGCAGAAATGTTAGGTGGTTATATGGCAGGTGTTACCGTTTCTGGTGTGCTTTGGGCAATATTTCAAAATAATGCAGGAGGAGCTTGGGATAATGCTAAAAAATCTTTTGAAGCAGGTGTAGTAATCAACGGCGAAATGACTTTTAAAGGTAGTGAGGCTCATAAAGCAGCAGTAACAGGAGATACTGTTGGTGATCCTTTTAAAGATACTTCAGGGCCATCGATGAATATTTTAATTAAGCTTACGTGTTTAATAGGTTTGGTAATTGCTCCAATTTTAGGTGGGCATATAGAAGAGGGTGTTGCGGCAACCCATAAAGGAGTATATACAGAGGTTGTTGTAAATACTCAATATTTAGCAGAAGCACAGTTGGCTGCATATAAGAAAGAAAGTTTTAGTAGCTTAAAATTAGTTGTTGAAACTGAAGAGTAG
- a CDS encoding App1 family protein — MSLFKKDPLQIITFDAYGTNTHFYLRGRALEDESINLDRRNIFSLLKNMWKRLETDEVKNTEIEVRLPNGVILKSKTDKHGYFKVNEKVEDLYKLINDEGWVNFEVAYADTSIKRVIQLKNRFPGKILIPSNKANFGVITDIDDTILQTGVVSILKWRVLVNTVFKSAKKRLPLKGAPNLYNLLHRGISGENTNPIFYVSHSPWNLYRYLELFLRQNDFPKGPVLLRTFQTFFIRKTDGHQPQKQIEILNLLKTYPKLPFILIGDSGEHDADIYKEIAELYPDRILAIYLRSVNSRKRMLRVKGVYDNYKTTPVLFVEDSDQAIEHAKKMKFI, encoded by the coding sequence ATGAGTTTATTTAAGAAAGATCCTTTGCAAATAATCACGTTTGATGCCTATGGAACAAATACGCATTTTTACTTGAGAGGAAGGGCTTTAGAAGATGAGTCTATAAATTTAGATCGCAGAAATATTTTTAGTTTACTTAAAAATATGTGGAAACGTTTAGAGACAGATGAGGTTAAGAATACTGAAATTGAAGTAAGATTGCCTAATGGGGTAATTTTAAAATCTAAAACAGATAAGCATGGTTATTTTAAGGTGAATGAAAAAGTTGAGGATTTATATAAATTAATTAATGATGAGGGTTGGGTGAATTTTGAAGTAGCTTACGCAGATACTTCTATAAAGAGAGTAATTCAACTTAAGAATAGGTTTCCAGGGAAAATATTAATTCCTTCAAATAAGGCAAATTTTGGGGTGATAACCGATATTGATGATACAATACTACAAACAGGTGTTGTATCCATATTAAAATGGAGGGTGCTCGTAAATACCGTGTTTAAAAGTGCTAAAAAACGTTTGCCGTTAAAAGGAGCGCCAAATTTATATAATTTACTACATAGAGGTATATCTGGAGAAAATACAAATCCTATTTTTTATGTAAGCCATAGTCCATGGAATTTATATCGCTACTTGGAGTTGTTTTTAAGGCAAAACGATTTTCCTAAAGGACCAGTTCTGCTGCGTACTTTTCAAACTTTTTTTATAAGAAAAACAGACGGTCATCAACCTCAAAAACAAATAGAAATATTAAATCTATTAAAAACATATCCTAAATTACCGTTTATACTTATAGGTGATAGTGGTGAACATGATGCTGATATTTATAAAGAAATTGCAGAGCTGTACCCTGATAGAATATTAGCAATTTATTTAAGAAGTGTAAATAGTCGTAAGCGTATGTTACGAGTAAAAGGAGTATACGATAATTATAAAACAACACCTGTACTTTTTGTAGAAGACAGTGATCAGGCTATAGAGCACGCAAAAAAAATGAAGTTCATTTAA
- a CDS encoding deoxynucleoside kinase — translation MHVAVAGNIGAGKTTLTKLLSKHFNWEPHYEDVVDNPYLDDFYNQMERWSFNLQIYFLNSRYRQILEIRETGKNIIQDRTIYEDAYIFAPNLHAMGLMTNRDFSNYSSLFELMERLVQPPDLLIYLRSSIPNLVSQIHKRGRDYENTISIDYLSRLNERYEAWSQSYEKGKLLIIDVDNLDFVDNPEDLGTIINRIDAEINGLF, via the coding sequence ATGCATGTTGCTGTTGCTGGAAATATAGGTGCTGGAAAAACCACTTTAACAAAACTACTTTCCAAACATTTTAACTGGGAGCCTCATTATGAAGATGTTGTTGACAACCCATATTTAGATGATTTTTATAACCAAATGGAACGTTGGAGTTTTAATCTTCAAATCTATTTTTTAAATAGCCGTTACCGCCAAATTTTAGAAATAAGAGAAACAGGTAAAAACATCATTCAAGATCGTACCATATACGAAGATGCTTATATTTTTGCACCAAACCTTCATGCGATGGGCTTGATGACCAACAGAGATTTTAGTAACTACTCTAGTTTATTTGAGCTGATGGAAAGATTAGTTCAACCACCAGATTTATTAATATATCTACGCAGTTCAATTCCTAATTTAGTAAGTCAAATTCACAAACGTGGTCGTGATTATGAAAATACTATTTCTATCGACTACCTAAGTCGACTTAACGAACGTTACGAAGCTTGGAGCCAAAGTTATGAAAAAGGAAAACTTTTAATTATCGATGTCGACAATCTTGATTTTGTAGATAACCCTGAGGATTTGGGGACTATTATTAATAGAATTGATGCTGAAATAAATGGCTTGTTTTAA
- a CDS encoding GLPGLI family protein: protein MKKCILLIFAYLFVLGTGYSQDFQGKAYYQSKTSVGDMSFGRRDMSEEQKKRMMERMKKMFEKTFILTFDKSAAIYIEEERLDAPTNDNGRGPRFGGVTPGKLYKNIKDQSYTNGSEMFGKFFLIKDDLQKLDWKMGSETKKIGNYTCYKATAMKAVDSTDFAALRRKREKDRKKEEGNKEGEEGTNLLSVAEEPKEMEITAWFTPEIPVSQGPSDYWGLPGLILEVNAGDTAILCTKIVLNAEEKEEIKAPTKGKEVNQAEYNKIMLEKMEEMSERFRGGNRGSGGGQGRSRN, encoded by the coding sequence ATGAAAAAATGTATTCTTTTAATTTTTGCTTATTTGTTCGTTTTAGGAACTGGGTATTCTCAAGATTTTCAAGGTAAGGCATATTATCAATCTAAAACATCAGTAGGTGATATGAGTTTTGGAAGGCGAGATATGTCTGAAGAACAAAAGAAACGTATGATGGAGCGTATGAAAAAAATGTTTGAAAAAACGTTTATTTTAACTTTTGACAAATCAGCAGCTATTTATATAGAAGAAGAAAGGTTGGATGCGCCAACAAATGATAATGGTAGGGGGCCGAGATTTGGAGGTGTAACTCCAGGTAAATTATATAAAAACATAAAAGATCAAAGTTATACAAATGGGTCAGAAATGTTTGGTAAGTTTTTTTTAATTAAAGATGATTTACAAAAGCTTGATTGGAAGATGGGTTCAGAAACAAAGAAGATAGGAAACTATACTTGTTATAAAGCAACGGCAATGAAGGCTGTTGATTCTACTGATTTTGCAGCATTAAGAAGAAAAAGAGAAAAAGATAGAAAGAAAGAGGAGGGAAATAAGGAAGGGGAAGAAGGAACTAATTTATTATCAGTTGCTGAAGAACCTAAAGAAATGGAAATAACGGCATGGTTTACACCTGAAATCCCTGTAAGTCAAGGCCCCTCTGATTATTGGGGTTTACCAGGTCTAATTTTAGAAGTAAATGCAGGTGATACAGCTATTTTATGTACTAAAATTGTATTGAATGCAGAAGAGAAAGAAGAAATTAAAGCACCAACAAAAGGAAAAGAAGTAAATCAAGCAGAGTATAATAAAATAATGCTTGAAAAAATGGAAGAAATGTCTGAGCGTTTTAGAGGAGGTAATAGAGGTTCAGGTGGTGGCCAAGGTAGATCTCGAAACTAA
- a CDS encoding outer membrane beta-barrel protein — protein MKIYKSFFLILLFLSITAVGYTQNITITGVVKDSLGVALEMANVVAVNQESKSLDAFGITDPNGRYKLNVKINTAYSLKFSYIGFQPKELLINVNETDLQRDIILAEQAENLDEVEVVYEMPVVVKGDTIVYNTDSFVTGTEKKLEDVLSKLPGVEINDDGEIEVEGKTVTKVMVNGKDFFDGDSKLAAKNIPANALDKIEVLRNYSEVSQLKGVTNNQDNVALNIKLKSGKEKFWFGEITAGLGLDNRYLAHPKLFFYSPKYSINILTDLNNIGELPFTSRDYRNFTGGFRSRTGNTGTNFSVGDGGLGLSQLQNNRAKEIETRFGAVNFSYAPTESLDLSGFAIYSYANTDLQTVATRTYISSNQQEITTTGTEQTSNLGLFKLSGAYAPNANLQVEYDVLAKFSDENEDVGILSVADVTDQIFENKKQTPSSINQNANVYYTVDEKNILAFEAQYLIQNEDPFYNAIREIQPFESILPLDENQSNFNINQDRKIKTNKFDFKADYYFITGAKSNINFTLGTTQSSQQFNSNIFQILDGNSELDFTNDDLVNDVEFNFSDVFLGFHYKLVAGKFTFNPGFKVHNYKAKNTQLGTSVTDDLFNIVPDLFVNLQLKQSESIRFNYSVNRQFSDIDKFANAYIFSNYNSMYQGNRDLESALFHNVSLNFFSFSMFNMQNIFANVSYSKRADAFKNNSSVVGINQVSSTINSNLEDEVLSGSANYQRTFGKIKASARGSLSYSSLNNIINNSPVKSESLTQSYRGGLATSFKNAPNVEFGYNYSVNNYDNGGIESTFYTESPFLKFDAAFLKNFIFLADFDYYHYKDRANTVDNEYGNLDSSLSYQKKDSKWEYSVQVTNLLNNTELNQDSFNELFFRTSSYVIQPRYVMLKVKYDL, from the coding sequence ATGAAAATATACAAATCATTTTTTCTAATATTATTGTTTTTAAGTATTACTGCGGTAGGTTATACTCAGAATATAACTATAACAGGTGTTGTAAAAGATAGCTTAGGGGTTGCGTTAGAAATGGCAAATGTTGTTGCCGTAAACCAAGAGAGTAAATCGCTTGATGCTTTTGGAATTACAGACCCAAATGGTCGATATAAACTAAATGTCAAAATCAATACAGCGTATAGTTTAAAATTTAGTTACATAGGTTTTCAGCCTAAAGAGCTTTTAATAAATGTTAATGAAACAGACTTACAACGTGATATAATTCTTGCTGAGCAAGCAGAAAACCTCGATGAGGTTGAGGTTGTTTATGAGATGCCTGTTGTTGTAAAAGGAGATACAATTGTATATAATACAGACTCTTTTGTGACAGGAACTGAAAAAAAATTAGAAGATGTATTAAGTAAGCTGCCAGGAGTAGAGATAAATGATGATGGAGAAATTGAAGTAGAAGGAAAGACGGTTACAAAAGTGATGGTTAATGGAAAGGATTTTTTTGATGGAGATTCTAAGCTGGCAGCAAAAAATATTCCAGCAAACGCACTCGATAAAATAGAGGTGCTTCGAAATTATAGTGAAGTATCGCAATTAAAGGGCGTTACTAATAATCAAGATAATGTAGCATTAAACATTAAATTAAAATCAGGAAAAGAGAAGTTTTGGTTTGGAGAAATTACGGCAGGTTTGGGCTTAGATAATCGTTACTTGGCACACCCTAAATTATTTTTCTATAGTCCTAAATACAGTATCAACATACTAACAGATCTTAATAATATTGGCGAATTACCTTTTACTTCTAGAGATTATCGCAATTTTACAGGTGGTTTTAGAAGTAGAACAGGAAATACTGGAACTAATTTTAGTGTTGGTGATGGAGGTTTAGGTTTATCGCAGTTGCAAAATAATCGTGCAAAAGAAATTGAAACACGATTCGGAGCTGTTAATTTTAGTTATGCTCCGACTGAAAGTTTAGATTTAAGTGGTTTTGCAATTTACTCGTATGCTAATACCGATTTACAAACTGTTGCAACGCGTACTTATATCAGTAGTAATCAACAAGAAATAACAACTACAGGAACCGAGCAAACATCTAATTTAGGCTTGTTTAAGCTGAGCGGGGCATACGCACCTAATGCAAATCTGCAAGTAGAATATGATGTGCTTGCTAAATTTTCAGATGAAAATGAAGATGTAGGTATTTTATCAGTTGCAGATGTTACAGATCAAATATTCGAAAATAAAAAGCAAACACCATCTAGTATTAATCAAAACGCAAATGTGTATTATACGGTTGATGAAAAAAATATTTTAGCTTTTGAAGCTCAATATTTAATTCAAAACGAAGACCCATTTTATAATGCAATTAGAGAAATTCAGCCATTTGAAAGTATCCTTCCTTTAGATGAAAATCAATCTAATTTTAATATCAATCAAGATCGAAAAATAAAAACAAATAAATTTGACTTTAAAGCAGATTACTATTTTATCACAGGCGCAAAAAGTAATATTAATTTTACATTAGGTACTACTCAAAGTAGTCAGCAATTCAATTCTAATATATTTCAAATTTTAGATGGTAATTCTGAATTAGATTTTACAAATGATGATTTGGTTAACGATGTGGAATTTAATTTTTCTGATGTTTTCCTAGGTTTTCATTATAAATTAGTGGCAGGTAAATTCACTTTTAACCCAGGTTTTAAGGTTCATAATTATAAGGCGAAAAACACACAGTTAGGAACATCAGTTACTGATGATTTGTTTAATATCGTTCCAGATCTTTTTGTCAATCTTCAATTAAAGCAGTCAGAAAGTATTCGTTTTAATTATAGTGTAAACCGTCAATTTTCAGATATAGATAAATTTGCAAATGCTTATATTTTTAGTAACTATAACTCAATGTATCAAGGTAATCGCGATTTAGAAAGTGCTCTGTTTCATAATGTATCGCTTAATTTTTTCAGTTTTAGTATGTTTAATATGCAAAATATTTTTGCAAATGTTAGCTATAGTAAAAGAGCAGATGCCTTTAAAAATAACAGTTCGGTTGTTGGTATAAATCAAGTAAGTTCTACTATAAATTCAAACTTAGAAGATGAGGTGCTGTCTGGTTCGGCAAATTACCAACGAACATTTGGTAAAATTAAAGCAAGTGCAAGAGGCTCTTTGTCGTACTCTAGCTTAAATAATATTATTAATAATAGCCCTGTAAAATCAGAATCATTAACGCAAAGTTATAGAGGCGGTTTAGCAACTAGCTTCAAAAACGCTCCTAATGTAGAATTTGGATATAACTATAGTGTAAATAATTATGATAACGGAGGTATTGAATCTACTTTTTATACTGAAAGTCCATTTTTAAAGTTTGATGCAGCATTTTTGAAGAACTTCATTTTTTTAGCAGATTTTGATTATTATCATTATAAAGATAGAGCCAATACTGTTGATAATGAGTACGGTAATTTAGATTCAAGTTTATCATACCAAAAGAAAGATAGTAAGTGGGAGTACAGTGTTCAGGTTACAAACTTGTTAAATAATACAGAGCTAAATCAAGATAGTTTTAATGAGTTGTTTTTTAGAACTTCGTCATACGTAATTCAGCCAAGGTATGTAATGCTAAAAGTCAAATATGATTTATAA